Proteins from a genomic interval of Enterococcus faecium:
- a CDS encoding glycoside hydrolase family 73 protein: MKAKNLLFSVILLGNLAVANTTVLAEESTETVATQTSSSSETGIENDTESTLQSATVSENTISTEEPTTETTEQTQTEDSTSAEAQNNPENAEEITNQLTDGQTLTHTHQADLSEFENYTGYAFYARSSANSQQAFIDSIASTAQSLASANDLYASVMIAQAIVESGWGNSTLASAPNYNLFGIKGSYNGQSVTMPTSEYVNGQWITVNAAFRKYPSYKESLQDNVTVLKTTSFQPGVYYYSGAWKSNTNSYKDATAWLTGRYATAPNYGSTLNNVIETYNLTQYDTAPTSTSPMYRLYNRHTGEHLYTLNAGEKNYLPTVGWEYEGIAWQAPNSGQPVYRLYNPYSGDHHYTMAQSEINSLTKIGWRYEGLSFYSGGSKPIYRLFNPNEKTGTHHYTLSAKERDWLTPMGWRYEGIGFYGY, translated from the coding sequence ATGAAAGCAAAGAATTTATTATTTAGCGTTATTCTTTTAGGAAATCTAGCAGTTGCCAACACAACAGTGCTAGCTGAAGAATCGACAGAAACTGTCGCAACTCAGACATCGAGTTCTTCAGAAACAGGAATTGAAAACGATACAGAGAGTACTTTGCAGTCAGCTACTGTCTCAGAAAATACAATTTCAACCGAAGAACCAACAACTGAAACAACAGAACAAACACAAACCGAAGACAGTACATCAGCAGAAGCTCAGAACAATCCAGAGAATGCAGAAGAAATCACGAACCAATTGACAGATGGGCAAACATTGACACATACCCATCAAGCAGATTTGTCTGAATTCGAAAACTATACTGGCTATGCTTTTTATGCTCGCTCATCTGCTAATTCTCAACAAGCGTTCATTGATAGTATTGCCTCAACTGCACAAAGTTTGGCAAGTGCCAATGACTTATATGCATCAGTCATGATTGCTCAAGCCATCGTTGAAAGTGGCTGGGGGAACAGTACTTTGGCTTCTGCCCCTAATTACAATCTATTTGGGATTAAAGGAAGCTATAATGGCCAATCTGTTACGATGCCTACTTCGGAATATGTGAATGGGCAATGGATTACGGTGAATGCCGCTTTTAGAAAATATCCTTCGTACAAAGAATCATTGCAAGATAACGTAACGGTATTGAAGACGACTTCTTTTCAGCCAGGCGTTTACTACTATTCCGGTGCATGGAAAAGCAATACGAACTCTTACAAAGATGCTACGGCTTGGCTAACAGGTCGTTATGCCACTGCGCCTAATTATGGTTCTACATTGAACAATGTAATCGAAACCTATAATCTGACACAGTATGATACAGCACCAACTTCAACTTCTCCGATGTATCGTCTGTATAACCGTCATACAGGAGAACATTTATATACATTGAATGCCGGAGAAAAAAATTATCTGCCAACTGTAGGCTGGGAATATGAAGGGATTGCTTGGCAAGCACCAAACAGCGGACAACCTGTCTACCGTTTATACAATCCTTACAGTGGAGACCATCATTACACAATGGCACAATCTGAGATCAACTCTTTAACAAAAATCGGTTGGCGTTATGAAGGTCTAAGTTTTTATTCTGGTGGTTCCAAGCCAATTTATCGACTATTTAATCCAAATGAAAAAACTGGTACCCATCACTATACCTTGAGTGCTAAGGAAAGAGATTGGCTAACACCGATGGGCTGGAGATATGAAGGAATAGGATTTTATGGTTATTAA
- a CDS encoding SDR family oxidoreductase: MNDLSEKVIVIMGASSGIGEATTKLLAEKGAKLVIAARREDRLKAIKESLPEAELYIQTADVRDFAQVQAVIDLAMEKFGRIDVLYNNAGIMPTAPLVEGHRDEWQNMLDINIMGVLNGISAVLPIMEKQKSGHIISTDSVAGHVVYPDSAVYCGTKFAVRAIMEGLRQEQRQNNIKSTIISPGAVQTELYQTISDKKAALELHEAQKEWGLTSEDIASAVAFAIETPDRMSVSNMIIRPTTQEV, translated from the coding sequence ATGAATGATTTATCAGAAAAAGTGATTGTCATCATGGGCGCTTCAAGCGGAATCGGTGAAGCAACAACGAAGCTATTAGCAGAAAAAGGGGCTAAACTAGTTATAGCTGCACGCCGAGAAGATCGCCTAAAAGCAATAAAAGAATCTTTACCAGAAGCTGAGCTATATATTCAAACAGCAGATGTAAGAGATTTTGCACAAGTCCAAGCAGTTATCGATTTAGCGATGGAAAAGTTCGGTCGAATCGATGTATTGTACAATAATGCAGGAATCATGCCAACCGCTCCATTAGTTGAAGGTCACCGTGATGAATGGCAAAATATGCTTGATATCAACATCATGGGTGTGTTAAATGGAATTTCCGCCGTACTTCCAATCATGGAAAAACAAAAATCTGGGCATATCATTTCAACTGATTCTGTGGCGGGACATGTTGTTTATCCTGATTCCGCCGTTTATTGCGGAACAAAATTTGCTGTCCGTGCAATCATGGAAGGATTACGTCAAGAGCAACGGCAAAATAACATCAAATCTACGATCATCTCTCCAGGAGCTGTTCAAACTGAATTATATCAAACCATCAGCGACAAAAAGGCTGCTCTTGAACTTCATGAAGCGCAAAAAGAATGGGGATTGACCTCCGAAGATATAGCTTCTGCTGTAGCATTTGCGATAGAAACGCCAGACCGGATGTCTGTCAGTAACATGATTATCCGTCCGACGACACAGGAAGTATAA
- a CDS encoding GyrI-like domain-containing protein has product MAKYRIEEKPDFTVTGIGVELKSSNTDFVGLAAEKQAFEQKVIGNGTIDALKQAAENHYFFTVNEPYNGKMMYYVGVQTSQDVPNTTRIIPFPKGTYLVVSALAESPEELRNDLTNTAFGHVLREVEDYAYVGGPNAVVEMGVTNGKYMGEIWIPVVNKP; this is encoded by the coding sequence ATGGCAAAGTATAGGATCGAAGAAAAACCAGATTTTACGGTGACGGGTATTGGTGTGGAATTGAAGAGTAGCAATACGGATTTTGTCGGTTTGGCTGCAGAGAAACAAGCATTTGAGCAAAAAGTTATCGGTAATGGAACAATAGATGCATTGAAACAAGCTGCTGAAAATCATTATTTCTTTACAGTCAACGAACCCTATAACGGGAAAATGATGTACTATGTCGGTGTTCAAACGAGTCAGGATGTTCCAAACACTACGCGAATCATCCCATTCCCAAAAGGAACGTATCTTGTTGTAAGCGCTTTAGCAGAATCGCCTGAAGAATTAAGAAATGATTTGACGAATACGGCCTTTGGGCATGTTTTAAGAGAAGTAGAAGATTACGCCTATGTTGGGGGTCCAAATGCTGTAGTCGAAATGGGAGTTACCAACGGGAAATATATGGGAGAAATCTGGATACCGGTAGTCAATAAACCATGA
- a CDS encoding FGGY-family carbohydrate kinase, whose protein sequence is MVGLKRKELAGRRFTRIVSVGGGAKNLAWLQIQADIFDATVYCLSVEEGPALGATMIAALGLGWFDTPESCCQNFIQYTDAVEPLLQNVEKYHKIYQQCRKIYPATKEICHDL, encoded by the coding sequence ATGGTGGGATTGAAACGTAAAGAACTAGCGGGTCGCAGATTTACACGTATTGTTTCGGTGGGAGGAGGCGCGAAAAATCTTGCATGGCTACAAATCCAAGCTGATATTTTCGATGCAACGGTCTATTGTTTAAGTGTGGAGGAAGGACCTGCATTAGGCGCAACAATGATTGCTGCACTAGGGTTAGGGTGGTTCGACACACCTGAAAGTTGTTGTCAGAATTTTATCCAATATACAGATGCAGTGGAACCTCTCTTACAAAATGTAGAAAAGTATCATAAAATCTATCAACAATGCCGGAAAATCTATCCAGCAACGAAGGAAATTTGTCATGACTTATAA
- a CDS encoding SDR family oxidoreductase, protein MHYLVTGATGGFGGYALEFLKKMVPQNEIYVLVRSEEKGEALKEAGFNIRIGDYDDLDSMKEALKGIDRLLFVSGVPGNRQAEHKNVVKAAQAAGVSYIAYTSFADADHSISVLAPDHQFTEKMIKDSGISHTFLRNNWYVENELPIIGQALKTGQFVYAAGNGKTGWALKREYAEAAAKVLVESDSPEILELSGNLTDYEELAKALERATGKELEIIEASDAAFVENLKEAGFPQEAADMFLAIQHDIKKDQLAISSDDLEKVLGKPLTSLEAALKEILDQE, encoded by the coding sequence ATGCATTATTTAGTAACAGGAGCAACTGGAGGTTTTGGTGGTTATGCGCTGGAATTCTTAAAAAAGATGGTTCCACAAAATGAAATCTATGTACTAGTACGTAGTGAAGAAAAAGGAGAAGCACTGAAAGAAGCTGGATTTAATATACGTATTGGTGATTATGATGATTTAGACTCAATGAAAGAAGCGTTGAAAGGAATAGATCGATTGCTTTTTGTCTCTGGCGTTCCAGGAAATCGTCAAGCCGAACATAAGAATGTAGTGAAGGCAGCACAAGCAGCTGGGGTATCTTATATCGCTTATACAAGTTTTGCAGATGCCGATCACTCGATCAGTGTATTAGCGCCAGATCACCAATTCACTGAAAAAATGATTAAGGATTCAGGTATTTCCCATACATTTTTACGGAATAATTGGTATGTAGAGAATGAATTACCTATCATTGGGCAGGCTTTAAAAACTGGTCAATTCGTTTATGCTGCAGGAAATGGAAAAACAGGTTGGGCATTGAAACGTGAATATGCAGAAGCTGCAGCAAAAGTACTAGTAGAAAGTGACTCTCCAGAAATCTTAGAATTATCCGGCAATCTAACTGACTATGAAGAATTAGCCAAGGCATTAGAGCGTGCGACAGGTAAAGAGTTAGAAATTATTGAAGCAAGTGATGCAGCGTTTGTCGAAAATCTAAAAGAAGCCGGATTCCCTCAAGAAGCAGCTGACATGTTTTTAGCGATCCAACATGATATTAAAAAGGATCAGTTAGCTATTTCCTCTGATGATTTAGAAAAAGTATTGGGAAAACCATTAACTTCTCTTGAAGCAGCATTAAAAGAAATATTGGATCAGGAATAA
- a CDS encoding SWIM zinc finger family protein yields the protein MNNWLEYFPENVLERGYSYHLHGFVRHLNYTSKYLSATVSGTEDYKVVITWDEKTNMTCDCLYAIEGKKCKHMAAVLFAYEERPIKKSNYSLSELSSLVSSASSSLVRELLTEILIEHPHFIERFKVKMPFHAINYSDKLTTIIHKYDHIIKKNKNRKTAKFIMEMRKFIQEAVESLIQQNAYLPAFELINEVIATLETFYWEPEDERTLLLIEDCYYLWKELLAEAPHAEKRQMFSWFVCQVDHTDASYSKRYSIKILKEDFREKEFSNQKKKIDKKLKKR from the coding sequence ATGAATAATTGGCTTGAGTATTTTCCTGAAAACGTTTTGGAACGCGGTTACAGCTATCATCTGCACGGTTTTGTCCGTCATTTGAACTATACAAGCAAGTACTTGTCCGCAACAGTTTCTGGCACGGAAGATTATAAGGTAGTGATCACTTGGGATGAAAAGACCAACATGACTTGTGATTGTCTATATGCCATAGAAGGAAAAAAATGCAAACACATGGCTGCTGTCTTATTCGCTTACGAAGAACGTCCAATAAAAAAATCCAACTACTCACTTTCCGAACTCTCGTCCCTTGTTTCCTCCGCTAGTTCCTCTCTTGTACGGGAGCTTTTAACAGAGATTCTTATAGAACATCCGCACTTTATCGAACGCTTCAAAGTTAAGATGCCATTTCATGCAATAAATTATTCAGATAAATTAACAACTATCATCCATAAATACGATCATATTATCAAGAAAAACAAAAACAGGAAAACAGCGAAGTTCATCATGGAGATGCGAAAGTTCATCCAAGAAGCAGTTGAATCGCTTATTCAGCAAAATGCCTATCTTCCCGCATTCGAATTGATCAATGAAGTGATTGCTACTCTCGAAACATTCTATTGGGAGCCTGAGGATGAACGAACCCTTCTTCTGATAGAGGACTGTTATTATTTATGGAAAGAATTATTAGCAGAAGCACCTCATGCAGAAAAAAGGCAAATGTTCTCTTGGTTCGTCTGCCAAGTCGATCATACTGACGCCTCTTATTCAAAACGCTACTCCATAAAAATCCTGAAAGAAGACTTTCGGGAAAAAGAATTTTCTAACCAAAAGAAAAAAATAGATAAAAAACTAAAGAAACGGTAA
- the nagE gene encoding N-acetylglucosamine-specific PTS transporter subunit IIBC, translated as MKAYLQRMGRSLQLPVAVLPAAALLVGIGNWWASYSNDIVAHFLQAGGNAVLGQLPLLFAVGLALGMSVDKSGAAALAGLVAFEVPVNVLKTDSVATLLNIKPESVDPSFAQISNVFIGIIAGLIAAALYNRFHEAKLPMALSFFSGKRLVPILAAFVMLLISAVLLLVWPPVYSALVSFAKFILSLGWGGAGLYGFFNRLLIPTGLHQAMNSVFWFDVAGINDIGKFLASEGTKGVTGMYQAGFFPIMMFGLPAGAYAIYRNARPENKAKTASLMLAAAFASFFTGVTEPLEFSFMFVAWPLYVLHAIFTGISLAVSAFFHWTAGFAFSAGFVDYFLSLKNPIANQPLMLIVQGLVTAVIYYFGFNFAIKKFHLMTPGREEADLSDDDTATTNSDNKYAAQASKIYAALGGADNVTSIDNCTTRLRLQVKDTGLIDQNKIKATGVPGMKIIDGKNAQVIVGTEVQFVADEMAKLHGGAAARPAQTNTVVKTETFAGETIEQDIYAIANGKLIPITEVSDDVFAEKMMGDGYAVLPENGEIFSPIAGTITNIFPTKHAVGIQTDAGIEVLLHMGINTVDLKGEPFTLYVEEGQKVARGQLIALVDLAAIQSAGKNTDMVVVFTNGDKVQSLEIEPARDVKANDKIGSVSNKA; from the coding sequence TTGAAAGCATATCTACAACGAATGGGACGTTCCCTTCAACTTCCAGTTGCGGTCTTACCTGCTGCTGCTTTACTAGTAGGGATCGGAAACTGGTGGGCATCTTATAGTAACGACATTGTCGCTCATTTTTTACAAGCTGGCGGTAACGCAGTTTTAGGTCAATTACCTTTGCTGTTTGCCGTTGGGTTAGCACTAGGGATGTCAGTGGACAAATCAGGTGCTGCTGCCTTGGCAGGTTTGGTCGCATTTGAAGTTCCAGTAAATGTTTTAAAAACTGATTCAGTAGCTACTTTATTGAATATCAAACCAGAATCAGTTGATCCATCTTTTGCTCAGATCAGTAACGTATTTATTGGTATTATTGCCGGATTGATTGCGGCAGCTCTTTATAATCGTTTCCACGAAGCAAAATTACCGATGGCTTTATCTTTCTTTAGCGGCAAGCGTCTAGTGCCAATCTTGGCTGCCTTTGTCATGTTGCTGATCAGTGCAGTGCTACTGCTCGTATGGCCTCCGGTTTACTCTGCTTTAGTTTCTTTTGCTAAATTCATTTTGAGTTTAGGCTGGGGTGGTGCAGGTCTTTATGGCTTCTTCAACCGTTTACTGATCCCTACAGGATTGCATCAAGCAATGAACTCCGTGTTCTGGTTTGACGTAGCAGGAATCAATGATATTGGTAAATTTTTGGCTTCTGAAGGAACAAAAGGCGTAACAGGAATGTATCAAGCTGGATTTTTCCCAATCATGATGTTCGGGCTTCCAGCAGGAGCATATGCTATTTACAGAAATGCACGTCCAGAAAACAAAGCAAAAACAGCTTCCTTGATGCTAGCAGCAGCTTTTGCTTCATTCTTTACTGGTGTGACAGAACCACTTGAATTTTCATTTATGTTCGTTGCTTGGCCATTATATGTCTTGCATGCAATTTTCACTGGGATTTCTTTAGCAGTGAGTGCATTCTTCCATTGGACAGCAGGATTTGCCTTTAGTGCCGGATTTGTCGATTACTTCCTATCTTTGAAAAATCCGATTGCGAATCAGCCATTGATGTTGATCGTCCAAGGATTAGTAACAGCAGTGATTTACTACTTTGGCTTTAACTTTGCTATCAAAAAATTCCATCTGATGACTCCTGGCCGCGAGGAAGCAGATCTTTCAGATGACGATACTGCAACGACTAATTCAGACAATAAATATGCGGCACAAGCAAGCAAAATCTACGCTGCATTAGGCGGAGCCGACAATGTAACTTCGATCGATAACTGTACTACACGCCTTCGTTTGCAAGTCAAAGATACAGGCCTGATCGATCAAAATAAAATCAAAGCCACTGGCGTACCTGGTATGAAGATCATCGACGGAAAAAATGCGCAAGTCATCGTAGGTACAGAAGTACAATTCGTTGCAGATGAGATGGCAAAACTACATGGTGGTGCTGCAGCACGACCTGCACAAACAAACACCGTGGTTAAAACAGAAACATTTGCCGGTGAAACGATCGAACAAGATATTTACGCTATCGCAAATGGGAAACTGATTCCAATCACTGAAGTTTCAGATGATGTATTCGCGGAAAAAATGATGGGTGACGGCTATGCTGTATTACCAGAAAATGGAGAAATCTTCTCTCCAATCGCTGGTACGATCACAAACATTTTCCCAACGAAACATGCTGTCGGAATCCAAACAGATGCTGGTATCGAAGTCTTGCTTCATATGGGCATCAACACTGTTGACTTAAAAGGCGAACCATTCACTTTATATGTAGAAGAAGGTCAAAAAGTCGCAAGAGGTCAATTGATTGCTTTAGTTGATCTTGCCGCTATTCAATCTGCAGGCAAAAACACGGATATGGTCGTTGTATTCACAAATGGCGACAAAGTCCAAAGCTTAGAAATCGAACCCGCACGTGATGTAAAAGCAAATGATAAAATCGGCTCTGTTTCCAACAAAGCCTGA
- a CDS encoding DapH/DapD/GlmU-related protein, with protein sequence MTSLIEKQIVNKEIRVTDPLFEVIHQIQAENEEPLAALNTGYHEPADIRKRLENIISDKVDDTVTVLLPFYTDFGKHISIGKNVFINRQVMFVDLGGICLEDSVLIGPRVNLITVNHLTDPKERRGLSVKPIHIKKNAWIGAGATILPGVTIGENAIVAANATVTKDVPDNTIVAGIPAKIVKPVERII encoded by the coding sequence ATGACAAGCCTCATCGAAAAACAAATCGTCAATAAAGAGATTCGAGTAACGGATCCGCTCTTTGAAGTGATCCATCAGATCCAAGCTGAAAACGAAGAGCCTTTAGCAGCGCTGAATACTGGGTACCATGAACCAGCAGATATCCGCAAACGGCTAGAAAATATCATTAGTGACAAAGTAGATGATACGGTGACTGTTCTGCTGCCTTTTTATACAGATTTCGGCAAACATATTAGTATAGGGAAAAATGTCTTTATCAATCGTCAAGTGATGTTCGTTGACTTAGGTGGCATCTGTTTAGAAGATTCAGTATTGATTGGTCCTCGTGTCAACCTCATCACGGTGAACCATCTAACCGATCCAAAAGAACGAAGAGGCTTGTCAGTAAAGCCAATCCACATCAAGAAAAATGCTTGGATCGGAGCAGGAGCAACTATTCTGCCAGGCGTAACGATTGGCGAGAATGCCATTGTTGCAGCGAATGCAACTGTTACGAAAGATGTCCCAGACAATACCATCGTTGCAGGAATCCCTGCCAAAATCGTCAAACCTGTCGAACGGATTATTTGA
- a CDS encoding LysR family transcriptional regulator gives MDIRILTYFLAVAREKNISRAAKSLHITQPTLSKQLKDLEEELGVTLFTRGSREIQLTDSGRYLYSKGKEILSLVEKTANNLTNDAIISGEIYIGGGETKAISFISDSLHSLIKAHPDIQFHLYSGNADDIIDKLDSGLLDFGLVIEPTNKQKYQSFRLPAQDRWGLLIHRNHPLAKQTVIHPQELKTVPLIISRQTSVDSQLAEWLGFSIDQLSIVGTYNLLYNASLMVDNGTFGALALDGIINTYGTEKIFIPLDPPLQASLNLIWKKDQPLSPAARKFLDVLTEKYS, from the coding sequence ATGGATATTCGTATACTGACGTATTTTTTAGCAGTAGCTAGAGAAAAAAATATCAGCCGAGCAGCAAAATCTCTGCATATCACGCAACCTACTCTCTCAAAACAACTGAAAGATTTAGAAGAAGAACTTGGTGTGACACTTTTCACTCGGGGCTCCCGAGAGATACAGTTGACGGATTCTGGTCGATATCTTTATTCAAAAGGAAAAGAAATCTTGTCGTTGGTAGAAAAAACGGCGAACAATTTAACAAATGACGCAATCATCTCTGGAGAAATCTACATTGGCGGAGGCGAAACTAAAGCAATCTCTTTCATTTCTGATAGCCTTCATTCGTTGATCAAGGCGCATCCTGATATCCAGTTTCATTTATATAGCGGGAATGCAGATGATATCATAGACAAACTGGATAGCGGATTACTTGATTTTGGACTCGTAATCGAACCGACAAACAAACAAAAATACCAGTCATTTCGACTGCCAGCCCAAGATCGTTGGGGACTTTTGATACATCGAAATCATCCTTTAGCAAAGCAAACCGTCATCCATCCGCAGGAACTGAAAACTGTTCCTTTGATCATTTCCCGGCAAACGTCAGTGGACAGTCAACTAGCTGAATGGCTAGGTTTCAGCATAGATCAGTTATCGATCGTCGGAACATATAACTTATTGTACAATGCTTCTTTGATGGTCGATAACGGGACTTTTGGTGCATTAGCTCTAGATGGGATCATCAATACTTATGGGACGGAAAAAATATTCATCCCACTCGATCCGCCATTACAAGCTTCACTGAATCTCATTTGGAAAAAAGACCAGCCTCTTTCTCCTGCTGCTCGTAAATTTTTAGATGTCCTAACGGAGAAATACAGTTAA
- a CDS encoding Rrf2 family transcriptional regulator, whose amino-acid sequence MKYSLQFSDAIHVLAYIEMFQDTRSLSSEMIASSIETNAANVRKIMSQLKKSGLIFTKTGKPQPSLAKSPDQISLLDVYRSIEGNTQLIQVDPKTNPNCVVGANIQEALEESYARLQKKAEEEMAKITLDSLIHKIAVLEKEKRPENTGLVERFL is encoded by the coding sequence ATGAAGTATTCTCTGCAATTTAGTGATGCAATCCATGTACTTGCCTATATTGAAATGTTTCAAGATACCCGATCACTTTCTAGTGAGATGATTGCCAGTAGTATCGAAACAAATGCAGCAAATGTACGTAAAATCATGAGTCAGCTCAAAAAATCCGGTTTGATCTTTACAAAAACCGGAAAACCGCAGCCTTCCCTTGCCAAAAGTCCAGATCAGATTTCTTTACTAGATGTCTATCGCAGCATCGAAGGTAATACACAGCTTATCCAAGTCGATCCAAAAACAAATCCAAATTGCGTCGTTGGTGCGAATATCCAAGAAGCTTTAGAAGAAAGCTACGCTCGGCTGCAGAAAAAGGCAGAAGAAGAAATGGCTAAGATCACACTTGATAGTCTGATACATAAAATAGCCGTTTTGGAAAAAGAAAAAAGACCAGAAAACACAGGCCTCGTAGAGAGATTTTTATAA
- a CDS encoding PRD domain-containing protein, producing MKIKKIFNQNAVLVDDGGQEKVAIGKGIGFDRKRNDLIFDRDVERIFVMEPEGQIKLQNLLNQIDERFLFAAETIIDHAETVLMEKLNEHVLIALTDHIAFSAENINNGIVIRNKLLREIEVLYSDEFSIAQWAVEYLTKELGIPYTYDEAGYIAIHIHSGRSGRNNNHRSIREVTIVSDIIHLVESELETDIHSEPFSLNYSRLVNHLRLLLQRTHAQQYAVLDTEIVEMVKRKYPESYKISKKIRVLLTKEYQLAITKEELGYLAIHIERLRSAIVQTNVNNHEEEKN from the coding sequence ATGAAAATCAAAAAGATCTTTAATCAAAATGCAGTATTGGTAGATGACGGTGGACAGGAAAAAGTAGCTATTGGAAAAGGGATTGGATTTGACAGAAAAAGAAATGATTTGATTTTTGATCGTGATGTCGAACGGATATTTGTCATGGAACCAGAAGGTCAAATCAAGTTGCAAAATTTACTTAATCAGATTGATGAACGCTTTTTATTTGCAGCAGAAACGATCATTGATCATGCGGAAACTGTTTTGATGGAAAAGTTGAATGAACATGTATTGATCGCTTTGACCGACCACATTGCTTTTTCTGCGGAGAACATTAATAACGGTATCGTCATCCGCAACAAACTTTTAAGAGAAATCGAAGTGCTTTACAGTGATGAATTCAGTATTGCTCAATGGGCAGTAGAGTATCTGACAAAAGAGCTTGGGATTCCATATACTTATGACGAAGCAGGATATATCGCAATCCATATTCACAGCGGACGAAGCGGTCGGAACAATAACCATCGCAGTATCCGTGAAGTGACGATTGTATCTGACATCATCCATTTAGTGGAATCAGAATTGGAAACAGATATCCATTCAGAACCATTTTCACTGAATTATTCAAGACTGGTGAATCATTTACGACTGCTTCTACAACGAACCCATGCGCAACAATATGCTGTTTTAGACACGGAAATCGTAGAAATGGTCAAACGAAAATACCCAGAAAGCTATAAGATTTCTAAAAAAATCCGTGTGTTGCTGACCAAAGAATACCAGCTCGCGATCACGAAAGAAGAACTGGGTTACTTGGCCATCCATATCGAGCGTTTAAGAAGCGCAATCGTACAAACAAATGTTAACAATCATGAGGAGGAAAAAAATTGA
- a CDS encoding AraC family transcriptional regulator, whose translation MLKDLNQLIDYIEEHLTEGLSYKIIAENTGISEYQLKRIFTFIAGMSLMDYIKNRRLALANRDLLDGSRVTETAFRYGYETVEGFSRAFRDWSGYLPSEISRYGIQKSFPRLTFFIDVRGGKSMEFRIEKKEQFYVAGVAKKVPVKFEGVNQEIQKLAQTITETQREEMHKLGDLYPNQVINVSYGFDGDRLEEKGSLMHMIGFATTKENPYADLEMLAIEEHTWAIFPNKGPFPQTLQDTWGKIYAEWLPSSDYELVEAPEISFTKWGEDFSNVYSEIWIAVKAKK comes from the coding sequence ATGCTTAAAGATCTGAACCAATTGATCGATTACATCGAAGAACATTTGACAGAAGGACTTTCCTATAAAATAATAGCCGAAAATACAGGAATCTCTGAATATCAATTAAAACGCATCTTTACGTTTATTGCAGGGATGTCGCTAATGGACTATATCAAAAACCGTAGATTGGCTTTGGCTAATCGCGATCTTCTAGATGGATCAAGAGTGACAGAAACGGCGTTTAGATATGGATATGAAACAGTCGAAGGTTTTTCAAGAGCTTTTCGTGATTGGTCAGGATATCTGCCTTCAGAAATCAGCAGATACGGCATACAAAAATCTTTTCCACGCTTGACATTTTTTATTGATGTCAGAGGAGGAAAATCGATGGAATTTCGTATCGAAAAGAAAGAACAGTTTTATGTGGCAGGTGTGGCGAAAAAAGTTCCTGTCAAATTTGAAGGAGTCAATCAAGAAATACAAAAGTTAGCGCAGACGATCACGGAGACTCAAAGGGAAGAGATGCATAAGTTAGGAGATTTATATCCAAATCAAGTAATCAACGTTTCTTATGGATTTGATGGAGACCGCTTGGAAGAAAAGGGCAGTTTGATGCACATGATTGGCTTTGCTACGACAAAAGAAAATCCGTACGCTGATTTAGAAATGCTTGCTATAGAAGAACACACTTGGGCCATTTTTCCTAATAAAGGGCCATTTCCCCAAACTTTACAAGATACTTGGGGGAAAATCTATGCAGAATGGCTTCCTTCTTCAGATTATGAGTTAGTCGAAGCTCCCGAGATCTCTTTTACAAAATGGGGAGAGGATTTCAGTAATGTTTACAGTGAGATTTGGATTGCAGTGAAAGCAAAAAAATAG